A single Pseudodesulfovibrio aespoeensis Aspo-2 DNA region contains:
- a CDS encoding putative phage tail assembly chaperone: protein MNRNITLDINSREIEFNVNPDAYNKFINEFQPTSKVAPSHAFLMRTVTEASKPALRELLAMPGAAVEIVGALVEEYKPNLIITVGKSSSSPSE from the coding sequence ATGAATCGGAACATCACCCTGGACATCAACAGCCGCGAGATCGAGTTCAACGTCAACCCGGACGCCTACAACAAATTCATCAACGAGTTTCAGCCGACCAGCAAGGTCGCGCCCTCGCATGCCTTCCTGATGCGCACCGTGACCGAGGCCAGCAAGCCCGCCCTGCGCGAGCTGCTGGCCATGCCGGGCGCGGCGGTCGAGATCGTGGGTGCCCTGGTCGAGGAGTACAAGCCCAACCTGATTATCACCGTGGGAAAGTCGAGCTCGTCGCCGAGCGAATAG
- a CDS encoding DUF6890 family protein, giving the protein MLALHHKWFPGREATVQTMGEALHLETDYWDKMRTAITNGIARAFKG; this is encoded by the coding sequence ATGCTGGCCCTGCACCACAAGTGGTTCCCCGGCCGCGAGGCGACCGTGCAGACCATGGGCGAGGCCCTGCACCTGGAGACAGACTACTGGGACAAGATGCGCACGGCCATCACCAACGGGATAGCCAGGGCATTCAAAGGATAG
- a CDS encoding HigA family addiction module antitoxin produces the protein MIERTRKPVHPGGIILRECIEPLNLSVKAFAEQLGVSRKTLSKIVNERGAVTPDMALRLSRRLGTTPQIWMNLQGRHDLWVAEHETDGWKAAVPKDKATPSPDA, from the coding sequence ATGATTGAGAGAACGAGAAAGCCCGTCCATCCCGGAGGCATTATCCTGCGGGAGTGCATCGAGCCGCTGAACCTGTCGGTCAAGGCCTTTGCCGAGCAGCTGGGCGTCAGCCGTAAGACCCTGTCCAAGATCGTCAACGAGCGGGGCGCGGTCACGCCGGACATGGCCCTGCGCCTCTCCCGCCGCCTGGGCACCACGCCGCAGATCTGGATGAACTTGCAGGGCAGGCACGACCTCTGGGTGGCCGAGCACGAGACGGACGGCTGGAAAGCCGCCGTGCCCAAGGACAAGGCCACACCCTCGCCGGACGCGTAG
- a CDS encoding type II toxin-antitoxin system RelE/ParE family toxin, whose product MIKSFKHKGLEKFFRTGTTKGIQAKHADKLERILDFLHAADEAQEMNLPGFNLHPLIGTLKDHWSVKVSGNWRVTFYFEDGRAYVVNYLDYH is encoded by the coding sequence ATGATCAAGAGCTTCAAGCACAAAGGGCTGGAAAAGTTTTTCAGGACCGGCACCACCAAGGGCATCCAGGCGAAGCATGCCGACAAGCTGGAGCGAATTCTTGATTTCCTGCATGCCGCCGATGAGGCCCAGGAAATGAACCTCCCCGGTTTCAACCTCCACCCGCTGATCGGCACGCTGAAAGATCATTGGTCCGTGAAGGTCTCCGGCAACTGGCGGGTGACTTTTTACTTTGAAGACGGCCGTGCGTATGTCGTCAACTACCTTGACTACCACTAG
- a CDS encoding phage tail tape measure protein → MSSKLEKLSFSISLLDRVSKPVAKIQRQLGGLADKARSSFANIAAGGLGVLGSGMGIQQLVQPALDFNRAMGEVASLGVAEDVLKGLGKEAIRFSNRYGVASTDFVRSSYDIQSAISGLAGNELATFTSASNLLAKATKANAATITDYMGTMYGIFQQSADKMGKAKWVEMMAGQTATAVNMFKTDGNKISAAFTALGANATAAGIAAEEQMAVLGKLSLTLQGGAAGTQYKAFLAGVGKAQKKLGLSFVDSQGNMLGMLDILGKIKGKFGDKLSVESQDLIQQAFGSSEAGSLINSLMKDTQGLADSIDALGKVKGMDAASMMAGTMVDSFQRFSAAVTNTRIAFGNVLLPILNPIVDKFSRGLAVITKWTDRFPNLARLIGHVALGLLGLTAVLGLMAMAGGIVAMVFSPVLLVAAGVVAALAGVVIYWGKLKALFQNTAWGQSILQLFDFILLPVRVVIFLIGLLITHWDALKNAFMDTNFGKGFVMLLENIGELLGIIWNSAASLLNIFTSSLDWWSKATSMIPGFASSDPSEGAPSSSPSLDASRRSSVAPGGVTQHISNTMASSRNNQRTIGQVVINSDQPMTKSAMDELLFMGA, encoded by the coding sequence ATGAGCTCCAAACTTGAGAAGCTGTCCTTTTCCATCAGCCTGCTGGACCGGGTGTCCAAGCCTGTGGCCAAGATTCAGCGGCAGCTCGGCGGGCTGGCCGACAAGGCCCGGTCGTCCTTTGCCAATATCGCCGCTGGCGGTCTCGGGGTGCTCGGGTCGGGCATGGGCATACAGCAGCTGGTGCAGCCCGCGCTGGATTTCAACCGGGCCATGGGCGAGGTGGCCTCGCTCGGCGTGGCCGAGGACGTGCTCAAGGGCCTTGGCAAGGAGGCCATCCGCTTTTCCAACCGCTATGGCGTGGCTTCGACCGACTTTGTGCGCTCGTCGTACGACATCCAGTCGGCCATCTCCGGGCTGGCGGGCAACGAGCTGGCCACCTTCACCTCTGCCTCCAACCTCCTGGCAAAGGCCACCAAGGCCAACGCCGCCACCATCACCGACTACATGGGCACCATGTACGGCATCTTCCAGCAGAGCGCGGACAAGATGGGCAAGGCCAAGTGGGTGGAGATGATGGCCGGGCAGACGGCCACCGCCGTGAACATGTTCAAGACAGACGGAAACAAAATTTCAGCGGCCTTCACCGCCCTGGGGGCAAACGCCACGGCGGCGGGCATAGCGGCGGAAGAACAGATGGCCGTGCTCGGCAAGTTGTCGCTCACCCTGCAGGGCGGCGCGGCCGGCACCCAGTACAAGGCTTTCCTGGCGGGCGTGGGCAAGGCGCAGAAGAAGCTCGGCCTGTCCTTTGTCGATTCGCAGGGCAACATGCTCGGCATGCTGGACATCCTGGGCAAGATCAAGGGCAAGTTCGGCGACAAGTTGAGCGTTGAGAGTCAGGATCTGATCCAACAGGCGTTCGGTTCCAGCGAGGCCGGTTCGCTCATCAACAGCCTGATGAAAGACACTCAAGGACTTGCCGACAGCATTGACGCCCTGGGCAAGGTCAAGGGCATGGATGCGGCCTCGATGATGGCGGGGACCATGGTGGACTCGTTCCAGCGGTTCTCCGCCGCCGTGACCAACACGCGGATCGCCTTCGGCAATGTCCTGCTGCCCATCCTCAATCCCATCGTGGACAAGTTCTCGCGCGGCCTGGCCGTGATCACGAAATGGACCGACAGGTTCCCCAACCTCGCGCGGCTCATCGGGCATGTAGCCCTGGGGCTGCTCGGGCTGACCGCCGTGCTCGGCCTCATGGCCATGGCCGGGGGCATCGTCGCCATGGTTTTCAGCCCCGTGTTGCTCGTCGCCGCCGGAGTGGTCGCCGCCCTGGCCGGGGTGGTCATCTATTGGGGCAAGCTGAAGGCCCTCTTCCAGAACACGGCATGGGGGCAGTCAATCCTGCAACTCTTTGACTTCATCCTTCTTCCTGTCCGGGTGGTCATATTCCTCATCGGGCTGCTCATCACCCATTGGGACGCACTGAAAAACGCCTTCATGGACACAAACTTCGGCAAGGGGTTCGTCATGCTGCTGGAGAATATCGGCGAGCTGCTGGGCATCATCTGGAACAGCGCGGCCAGCCTGCTGAACATATTCACGTCCTCGCTGGACTGGTGGTCCAAGGCAACCTCCATGATCCCCGGCTTTGCCAGCTCGGACCCATCGGAGGGCGCGCCCTCGTCCTCGCCTTCGCTTGATGCGTCCAGGCGGTCATCCGTGGCGCCGGGCGGGGTGACCCAGCACATCTCCAACACCATGGCATCGAGCCGGAACAACCAGCGCACCATCGGCCAGGTGGTCATCAACTCCGACCAGCCCATGACCAAGTCGGCCATGGACGAGCTGCTCTTCATGGGGGCCTGA
- a CDS encoding DUF2590 family protein: MADGKYFDLLITDDDITLDRGGIPERCRDRDSIAQDIKHMIRETGLLVELVGNRDARKKQENIIRLTIAVDNDERIVPGSCSIHEVSLGTFYLVAETAEFGPIDFKLEAL, encoded by the coding sequence ATGGCTGACGGGAAGTATTTCGACCTGCTGATCACCGACGACGACATCACCCTGGATAGGGGCGGGATCCCGGAGCGCTGCCGCGACCGCGACTCCATCGCCCAGGACATCAAGCACATGATCCGCGAGACAGGCCTGCTCGTGGAGCTGGTGGGCAACCGGGACGCCCGCAAGAAGCAGGAGAACATCATCAGGCTGACCATCGCGGTGGACAACGACGAGCGGATCGTGCCCGGCTCCTGCTCCATCCACGAGGTGTCCCTGGGCACCTTCTACCTGGTGGCGGAGACCGCCGAGTTCGGCCCCATTGATTTCAAGCTGGAGGCTCTATGA
- a CDS encoding baseplate J/gp47 family protein, with protein MSDKLFEGMLKEAGVPVTEAEMEARWKAINEAEGSLITNDSAWSPFWRLITAIVTTPCKSLVSLLVTKALPNLFLQYAAGTWLDVYAWGVDLTRKASAKAQGVATFTRAASAGALTIPTGTLIESPTLDGYIYRLVVDQDTVCPDGVLTFTAPVTAQQAGSAYNLGPGYYSILPSPIPGISSVTNGADWLTTPGADEETDEELRLRSRNQFSAVGQYHHDAAYKAIIAGYAGIRTDYLYFEHDGPRGPGTANCYIILDTGAPPQEFVDNINAFVRDSGNHGHGDDMICYPMPETPYDLASTVHPVPNLSEDRCAALVQDVEDMIRCAFRQNSDFNVSKTWPHSRFSFSRLDQDLHAALPDLLSVEFDRTEDIVSVMDLPVLGSLTVALGGA; from the coding sequence ATGAGCGACAAACTGTTCGAGGGCATGCTCAAGGAGGCGGGGGTGCCGGTCACCGAGGCCGAGATGGAGGCCCGCTGGAAGGCCATCAACGAGGCCGAGGGCAGCCTCATCACCAACGACTCGGCCTGGAGCCCCTTCTGGCGGCTCATCACGGCCATTGTCACCACCCCGTGCAAGTCGCTGGTCAGCCTGCTGGTGACCAAAGCCCTGCCCAATCTCTTTTTGCAGTATGCCGCGGGCACGTGGCTCGATGTCTACGCCTGGGGCGTGGACCTGACCCGCAAGGCCAGCGCCAAGGCCCAGGGCGTGGCCACCTTCACCCGCGCGGCGTCCGCCGGCGCGCTGACCATCCCTACGGGTACCCTCATCGAGAGCCCCACCCTGGACGGATACATCTACCGGCTGGTGGTCGACCAGGACACGGTGTGCCCTGACGGCGTGCTGACGTTCACCGCGCCGGTCACGGCCCAGCAGGCGGGGTCCGCGTACAACCTGGGGCCGGGCTATTACTCCATCCTGCCGTCCCCGATACCGGGCATCTCCTCGGTGACCAACGGGGCCGACTGGCTGACCACGCCGGGGGCCGACGAGGAAACCGACGAGGAGCTGCGGCTGCGCAGCCGCAACCAGTTCAGCGCCGTGGGGCAGTATCATCACGATGCGGCGTACAAGGCCATCATCGCCGGGTACGCCGGGATCCGCACGGACTATCTCTACTTCGAGCACGATGGCCCGCGCGGGCCGGGCACGGCCAACTGCTACATCATCCTGGACACCGGCGCGCCGCCGCAGGAGTTTGTGGACAACATCAACGCCTTTGTCCGGGACTCCGGCAACCATGGCCACGGCGACGACATGATCTGCTACCCCATGCCGGAGACGCCCTACGACCTGGCCTCCACCGTCCACCCGGTGCCCAACCTCTCCGAGGATCGGTGCGCCGCCCTGGTGCAGGACGTGGAAGACATGATCCGCTGCGCCTTCCGGCAAAACAGCGACTTCAACGTGTCCAAGACCTGGCCGCACAGCCGGTTCTCGTTCTCGCGGCTCGATCAGGATCTGCACGCGGCCCTGCCCGACCTGCTGTCCGTGGAGTTCGACCGCACCGAGGACATTGTCTCTGTCATGGACCTGCCGGTGCTGGGCAGCCTGACCGTCGCCCTGGGAGGCGCATAG
- a CDS encoding phage tail protein, giving the protein MSSDQPTTPDVSLPFWMSGPELTKLARAAQRWFELLMGWAIWPAQQMDPDTCTEAVLNLIAWQRDIDRFEGEPLALYRKRVRYAYANARDAGSVEGFARIFERLGVGYLETEERMPNRDWDVIALYLSDSQLADNQGLLQVLIQHYGRTCRRYEWTIITPLPVQVRVESFDNDYQAICASVPALGIGPRLREFNHDHAVIAAKL; this is encoded by the coding sequence ATGTCAAGTGATCAGCCGACCACCCCCGACGTGTCCCTGCCGTTCTGGATGTCCGGGCCGGAGCTGACCAAGCTCGCCCGCGCCGCCCAGCGGTGGTTCGAGCTGCTCATGGGCTGGGCCATCTGGCCCGCCCAGCAGATGGACCCGGACACCTGCACCGAGGCAGTGCTGAACCTCATCGCCTGGCAGCGCGACATAGACCGCTTCGAGGGGGAGCCCCTGGCCCTGTACCGCAAGCGGGTGAGATACGCATACGCCAACGCGCGCGACGCCGGATCCGTGGAGGGGTTCGCCCGCATCTTCGAGCGGCTGGGCGTGGGCTACCTGGAGACCGAGGAGCGCATGCCGAACCGGGATTGGGACGTCATCGCCCTGTACCTGTCCGACTCGCAGCTGGCCGACAACCAGGGCCTGCTGCAGGTGCTCATCCAGCACTACGGGCGGACATGCCGCCGCTACGAGTGGACCATCATCACGCCCCTGCCCGTGCAGGTGCGAGTGGAGTCCTTTGACAACGACTATCAGGCCATATGCGCATCCGTGCCCGCGCTGGGCATCGGGCCGCGCTTGCGCGAATTCAACCACGACCATGCCGTCATTGCCGCCAAGCTGTAA